From a single Nicotiana tabacum cultivar K326 chromosome 8, ASM71507v2, whole genome shotgun sequence genomic region:
- the LOC142163492 gene encoding uncharacterized protein LOC142163492, with product MPSKCWCCVQPDEKSLQHLFFKSETAKTTWKYFLSREGIDVEGLTLHQAITKYWTANVCLRLKPVMQALPSCVVWELWKRRNSMKYGEAVTTSRVIYQVSSNLQALVKVRKPGMDRVPHKWQDLLQVMENFTLKLKVTKVMWEFPSAGWLKVNTDGASRGNPGRSSIGFCIRNENGYIVKSVGKEIEETTNTIAEAKAMVETLRFCRFQQYSHVWLQTDSMLLKKIMDEIWKPPWIISEQGRRLVNEDKLQCPNLRVKVNRSATTMLMPLHAATFDKSDAKEQKKHQ from the exons ATGCCGTCAAAATGTTGGTGTTGTGTACAGCCTGACGAAAAATCTCTTCAGCACTTGTTTTTTAAATCAGAAACTGCAAAGACAACTTGGAAGTATTTTCTATCGAGGGAAGGAATAGATGTGGAGGGACTTACATTGCACCAAGCAATCACAAAATATTGGACTGCAAATGTGTGCTTAAGGTTAAAACCAGTAATGCAAGCACTCCCCTCATGCGTAGTCTGGGAActttggaaaagaagaaatagtatGAAGTATGGGGAGGCGGTGACAACTAGCAGGGTGATttatcaagtttcatcaaatctCCAGGCACTGGTGAAAGTGAGAAAGCCGGGGATGGACAGGGTGCCTCACAAATGGCAAGATCTATTACAAGTGATGGAAAATTTCACTCTTAAACTTAAGGTTACAAAAGTCATGTGGGAATTTCCAAGTGCAGGATGGCTAAAAGTTAATACGGATGGTGCATCGAGGGGAAATCCAGGCAGGAGCTCAATAGGTTTTTGTATAAGAAATGAAAATGGCTACATAGTCAAGTCAGTAGGGAAAGAGATTGAGGAGACAACAAACACAATAGCTGAAGCGAAGGCCATGGTAGAAACACTAAGGTTCTGCAGATTTCAACAATACTCTCATGTATGGCTTCAAACTGACTCAATGTTATTAAAAAAGATAATGGATGAGATCTGgaaaccaccatggatcataTCTGAGCAG GGAAGGAGGTTGGTTAATGAAGATAAGCTGCAATGTCCAAATCTAAGGGTGAAGGTGAACAGGA GTGCCACTACAATGCTTATGCCACTCCATGCTGCAACTTTCGACAAATCTGAtgcaaaagaacaaaaaaaacatCAATAA